In one window of Candidatus Kaelpia imicola DNA:
- a CDS encoding pyridoxamine 5'-phosphate oxidase family protein — protein sequence MIPIEIRKFVKKLSYGFLGTSDEEGKPNISIKGVVSVDSRSLYFCDLFMAKTKKNLEVNSRISFFVIDWNSFVGFQFKGRAKVEFKGELFEKYISNWERKRNDFIISRMIENLKSEKIVKRHDLYLLKPEYLIVMDVEEIYDLVEPIKMLVKTHLDKVKS from the coding sequence ATGATACCGATTGAGATACGTAAATTCGTTAAGAAGCTTTCTTATGGTTTTTTGGGGACATCTGATGAGGAAGGTAAACCGAATATATCAATAAAAGGTGTTGTATCAGTAGACTCTCGAAGTCTCTATTTCTGCGATCTATTTATGGCTAAGACAAAGAAAAATCTGGAAGTTAATTCACGGATCTCATTTTTTGTAATTGACTGGAATAGCTTTGTAGGGTTTCAGTTTAAAGGCAGAGCAAAGGTTGAATTCAAAGGAGAGTTATTCGAGAAATATATAAGTAACTGGGAAAGGAAGCGTAATGATTTTATAATATCAAGGATGATTGAGAATCTAAAGAGTGAGAAAATTGTAAAGAGACACGATCTCTACCTTTTAAAACCTGAGTATCTGATTGTAATGGATGTAGAAGAGATATATGATTTAGTCGAGCCCATTAAGATGCTCGTTAAAACACATCTTGACAAGGTAAAAAGTTGA
- the rpsO gene encoding 30S ribosomal protein S15 produces the protein MEKEKIIEKFSIHDKDTGSPEVQIAILTNKIAYLNQHLKQHKKDHHSRQGLLIMVSKRKKLLNYLKRKDQKRYLELVEKLNLRK, from the coding sequence ATGGAAAAAGAGAAAATAATAGAGAAGTTTTCTATCCATGATAAAGATACGGGTTCACCCGAAGTCCAAATCGCTATCTTAACAAACAAAATTGCTTATCTTAATCAGCATTTGAAACAACATAAGAAAGACCACCATTCAAGGCAGGGTCTTCTAATTATGGTGAGTAAGAGAAAGAAGCTTCTCAACTACTTAAAAAGGAAAGATCAAAAGAGATATTTAGAGCTTGTGGAGAAGCTTAATTTACGTAAGTAA
- a CDS encoding carbohydrate binding domain-containing protein — protein MIRSMVVFLMVFCIAVSFAFEKYGFNGQEESGYGVWTSNPEDKALIATGSVVTTDKVGFSGGCFEFKYNLGSPDGGFAGFYIEFGSIDLSKYSQLVFWIKGDKKSGFSEKAVVNFSGGSQFINITPNWQKIVIGLKGFTKKNAGSEFSLTFESGWATEKKGTVYIDEVTLK, from the coding sequence ATGATACGGAGCATGGTAGTTTTTCTTATGGTTTTCTGCATAGCTGTTTCTTTTGCTTTCGAAAAGTATGGTTTCAATGGGCAGGAAGAGAGCGGATATGGTGTTTGGACTTCAAACCCTGAAGATAAAGCTCTCATAGCTACCGGTTCGGTTGTTACTACGGATAAGGTTGGTTTTTCCGGAGGCTGCTTTGAATTTAAATATAATTTAGGGTCACCGGATGGTGGTTTTGCCGGGTTTTATATCGAATTTGGTTCTATTGATCTATCGAAATATTCTCAGCTGGTTTTTTGGATAAAAGGAGATAAAAAGTCTGGTTTTTCGGAGAAAGCAGTTGTAAACTTCTCAGGCGGTTCTCAGTTTATCAATATTACTCCGAATTGGCAGAAGATAGTAATAGGTTTAAAAGGTTTTACAAAGAAGAATGCTGGTAGCGAATTCAGTCTTACATTTGAGAGCGGGTGGGCAACTGAGAAGAAGGGTACAGTCTATATCGACGAAGTAACATTAAAGTAG
- a CDS encoding V-type ATP synthase subunit K (produces ATP from ADP in the presence of a proton gradient across the membrane; the K subunit is a nonenzymatic component which binds the dimeric form by interacting with the G and E subunits), with protein sequence MIEGLGDLNASLGLTAIGSALGIGVAGMAAIGAWKKAFSQNKTAPFMMIAFVGAPLTQIFYGFILRNKIQAANLPYDSVSTIMQMTIGLMAGLAMGSSAYMQGKAAARACDALAETGKGFANYMLVLGIIETVALFVMIFSMIALPG encoded by the coding sequence ATGATAGAGGGTTTAGGGGATTTAAATGCTTCGCTGGGACTTACAGCTATAGGCTCTGCCTTGGGTATAGGCGTAGCTGGTATGGCAGCTATAGGAGCTTGGAAGAAGGCGTTCTCTCAGAATAAAACAGCTCCTTTTATGATGATAGCTTTTGTGGGTGCGCCGTTAACTCAGATATTTTACGGTTTTATATTAAGAAACAAAATTCAGGCTGCCAATTTACCTTACGATTCAGTGTCAACGATAATGCAGATGACAATAGGATTAATGGCTGGATTAGCGATGGGATCTTCGGCCTATATGCAGGGTAAAGCTGCTGCGCGGGCTTGTGATGCTCTTGCTGAAACAGGGAAAGGATTTGCTAATTATATGCTTGTTTTGGGAATCATAGAGACAGTTGCATTGTTTGTTATGATATTCTCTATGATAGCGTTACCTGGTTGA
- a CDS encoding polyribonucleotide nucleotidyltransferase, with amino-acid sequence MKEEVRVKIGEEDIVITTGEMARQANGSVRVQCGETIVLVNAVMSTEVREGIDFLPLMVDYRERTYAAGKIPGGFFKREGRPTDKEILTSRLIDRPIRPLFPEGLRNEVQITAIVLSSDGKYDPDVLAIIGTSAALYISDIPFESPIAGIKLAMVNGESVLSPEYKQVEESDLTITLVGDGEGIIMLEGEAREMSEEDVFNAISFAQKYLPSIIEAQNELRKKCGKEKFKPELFKVSSDTINAIKKDAGVKIAEISITKDREERADLLSSLKSELIERYQEVYSEEDIKEAVYAVQKSSIREYAIKNKKRVDGRSLTELRDISCSVEVLPRTHGSALFTRGQTQSLAVTTLGTTSDEQTIESLEGRSSKKFMLHYNFPSFSVGEVRPMRGPGRREIGHGALAEKALKAVMPQNEEFPYTVRLVSDILESNGSSSMATVSAGSLSMMDAGVPLKSSVAGIALGLFKEGDDELILTDIAGAEDNFGDMDFKIAGTRAGITAIQLDLKIAGIKIDLISKILKQSQEARIKILDIMDKVMSQARTSVSVYAPRLTSFKLESEKIAIIIGPGGKTIRKLTSDTGARFDIDDDGVVHIAADDDEQLQYALKRVEELIKDVKVGELYDGKVVKVVNFGAFCEIAPGKEGLVHVSEISNDYVANVEDVIKKGDEVKVKVIGIDDTGKIKLSMKQVE; translated from the coding sequence ATGAAAGAAGAAGTAAGAGTTAAAATTGGTGAAGAAGATATTGTAATAACTACAGGAGAGATGGCCAGGCAGGCTAACGGTTCTGTGAGAGTGCAATGCGGAGAGACTATCGTTCTGGTCAATGCAGTTATGTCTACCGAAGTCAGAGAAGGAATAGATTTTCTTCCTCTTATGGTTGATTATAGAGAGAGGACTTATGCAGCCGGTAAGATACCTGGAGGGTTTTTCAAAAGAGAGGGGAGACCTACAGATAAGGAGATATTAACATCCCGTCTAATTGATAGACCGATACGGCCTCTATTCCCCGAAGGTTTAAGAAATGAAGTTCAGATTACAGCTATAGTACTATCGAGCGATGGTAAGTATGATCCAGATGTTCTAGCTATTATTGGGACTTCTGCGGCGCTCTATATCTCTGATATCCCGTTTGAGTCTCCAATAGCAGGAATTAAGCTTGCCATGGTCAATGGTGAGTCTGTTTTAAGCCCAGAGTATAAGCAGGTAGAAGAGTCTGATCTAACTATTACTTTGGTCGGAGATGGAGAGGGTATCATTATGCTGGAGGGAGAAGCCAGAGAGATGAGTGAGGAAGATGTTTTTAATGCTATTAGTTTTGCTCAAAAATACCTTCCCTCTATTATAGAAGCTCAGAATGAATTGAGAAAAAAATGCGGAAAGGAAAAATTTAAGCCCGAGCTTTTTAAAGTAAGCAGCGATACGATTAATGCCATAAAGAAAGATGCAGGGGTTAAAATTGCAGAGATCAGCATTACAAAAGATAGAGAAGAGAGAGCTGACTTGCTATCTTCCCTTAAGAGTGAATTGATAGAGAGATATCAGGAAGTCTATTCAGAGGAAGATATTAAAGAGGCTGTCTATGCAGTGCAGAAAAGTTCTATTAGGGAGTATGCTATCAAAAACAAAAAAAGAGTAGATGGCAGATCGTTAACAGAGCTTAGAGATATAAGCTGTTCGGTTGAGGTATTACCTCGCACTCATGGTTCCGCATTGTTTACCAGAGGTCAGACTCAGAGTCTGGCTGTTACGACTTTGGGTACAACTAGCGATGAGCAGACTATAGAATCATTAGAAGGAAGATCGTCTAAAAAATTTATGCTTCACTATAATTTCCCTTCTTTTAGCGTAGGAGAGGTACGTCCTATGAGAGGACCAGGCAGGCGGGAGATAGGTCACGGTGCTTTGGCTGAGAAAGCTTTAAAAGCGGTAATGCCTCAGAATGAAGAGTTTCCTTACACCGTTAGGCTGGTTTCAGATATTTTAGAATCTAATGGTTCCTCATCTATGGCTACGGTATCTGCCGGATCTTTGTCGATGATGGATGCCGGTGTTCCTTTAAAATCATCTGTTGCAGGTATAGCCTTGGGTCTATTTAAAGAGGGCGATGATGAGTTGATACTAACAGATATTGCTGGTGCGGAAGACAATTTTGGAGATATGGATTTTAAGATTGCTGGAACTAGAGCTGGGATTACTGCTATACAGTTAGATTTAAAGATAGCCGGAATCAAAATTGATTTAATATCAAAGATTCTAAAGCAATCTCAGGAGGCTAGGATCAAGATCTTAGATATAATGGATAAGGTTATGAGTCAGGCCAGAACATCTGTATCAGTTTATGCGCCTCGATTGACATCCTTTAAGTTAGAATCTGAGAAGATAGCTATAATTATTGGCCCTGGTGGAAAGACAATAAGAAAGCTTACAAGTGATACTGGGGCAAGGTTTGATATTGATGATGATGGTGTTGTGCATATAGCTGCTGATGACGACGAACAATTGCAGTATGCTCTCAAAAGAGTTGAGGAGTTGATAAAAGATGTCAAGGTTGGAGAGCTCTACGATGGTAAGGTGGTCAAGGTTGTTAATTTTGGAGCTTTTTGCGAAATAGCTCCGGGTAAAGAAGGTTTGGTTCATGTATCTGAGATTTCCAACGATTATGTTGCCAACGTTGAAGATGTTATTAAAAAAGGAGATGAAGTTAAAGTCAAAGTTATCGGTATAGATGATACCGGTAAGATAAAGTTGAGCATGAAGCAAGTCGAATGA
- a CDS encoding V-type ATP synthase subunit B, with translation MKKLYSKIDSIVGDVITVKAKGISYHELAEVNTKKGKSFAQVISLDRENVSLQVFSGSRGISTADEVSFLSHPMQVPFSEDMLGRVFDGSCRPKDGGPAIIGNNIEIGGSTVNPAKRKIPDRMIRTNIPMIDIFNSLVVSQKLPIFSVSGEPYNELLARIAIQAQVDIIILGGIGLKFDQYMFFKNRLQSSGALSRSIFFVHTASEPVVESIMIPDISLAVAEKFALSGKDVLVLLTDMTNFADALKEIAITMEQVPSNRGYPGDLYSQLAARYEKAVDFEDSGSITILAVTTMPGDDVTHPVPDNTGYITEGQFYLRNGRIEPFGSLSRLKQQVNDKTRVDHRAIMNGMIQLYADYKETEEKRDMGFKMSVWDQKLLKYGAVFEKELMDLSVNIPLETALDKGWQILSGCFQPEEVPFRTELIKEFWRG, from the coding sequence ATGAAGAAGCTGTACAGCAAGATAGATAGTATTGTAGGAGATGTTATCACTGTAAAAGCTAAAGGTATTAGTTATCATGAGCTGGCCGAGGTGAACACTAAAAAGGGAAAGTCTTTTGCTCAGGTTATAAGTTTAGATAGAGAGAATGTCTCTCTTCAGGTTTTTTCGGGAAGCCGAGGCATATCTACTGCTGATGAAGTTAGTTTTCTATCTCATCCTATGCAGGTTCCTTTTTCGGAGGATATGCTTGGAAGAGTCTTTGACGGCAGCTGCAGGCCAAAGGATGGAGGGCCTGCTATAATCGGAAACAATATTGAGATAGGCGGTTCTACAGTCAATCCTGCAAAGAGGAAGATACCAGACCGCATGATAAGAACCAATATACCTATGATAGATATTTTTAATTCTCTAGTTGTTTCTCAGAAGCTTCCTATATTTTCAGTCTCTGGCGAACCTTACAATGAGCTTTTAGCTCGAATTGCAATACAGGCTCAGGTTGATATAATCATTTTAGGCGGTATAGGTCTGAAGTTCGATCAGTATATGTTTTTTAAGAATAGACTGCAGAGTAGCGGTGCTTTAAGCAGGTCAATATTTTTCGTGCATACCGCTTCTGAACCAGTAGTAGAGAGCATTATGATACCGGATATATCTTTGGCTGTAGCTGAGAAGTTTGCTTTATCGGGTAAGGATGTGCTGGTTCTACTTACAGATATGACTAACTTTGCCGATGCGCTTAAAGAGATTGCCATTACTATGGAGCAGGTTCCTTCAAATAGAGGTTATCCTGGAGATCTCTATAGTCAATTAGCAGCCAGATATGAGAAGGCTGTGGATTTTGAAGATAGCGGTTCTATTACAATACTTGCAGTTACAACCATGCCGGGTGATGATGTTACCCACCCGGTTCCGGATAATACAGGTTATATTACCGAGGGCCAGTTCTATCTTCGTAATGGCAGAATAGAACCCTTCGGCTCTTTAAGCCGGCTGAAGCAGCAGGTCAATGATAAAACTCGTGTTGATCACAGGGCTATTATGAATGGCATGATACAACTATATGCTGATTATAAGGAGACAGAAGAAAAAAGAGACATGGGTTTTAAGATGAGTGTTTGGGATCAAAAACTTCTTAAGTATGGAGCTGTCTTTGAAAAGGAGCTGATGGATCTATCTGTGAATATACCTTTGGAGACTGCCCTGGATAAAGGATGGCAGATTCTCTCGGGATGTTTCCAGCCTGAAGAGGTTCCATTTCGGACTGAATTGATCAAAGAGTTTTGGCGAGGCTGA
- a CDS encoding V-type ATP synthase subunit D → MGKLRLTKNELKKQKETLKRFNKYLPMLQLKKQQLQLEVIKNHQDLNRIKEDIESFLRSIDVWIDVFGEDVGIENLFKVDRIIVTASNIAGMDIPIFENIKFKERSYDLYLTPLWVDRAIEVLRGLLTLKAKSLVLERAREVLKEELRITTQRVNLFEKIKIPEATKNIKKINIFLGDLSTSEVVRGKIAKSKLRIRDDRIEV, encoded by the coding sequence GTGGGAAAGTTAAGATTGACGAAGAACGAATTAAAGAAACAGAAAGAGACGCTTAAACGTTTCAACAAATATCTTCCCATGCTGCAGCTTAAGAAGCAGCAACTACAGCTTGAGGTAATTAAAAACCATCAGGATTTAAATAGGATTAAAGAAGATATAGAGTCTTTTTTAAGATCGATAGATGTTTGGATAGATGTTTTCGGGGAAGATGTTGGGATTGAGAATCTATTTAAAGTCGATAGAATAATTGTAACCGCAAGCAATATAGCCGGCATGGATATTCCGATTTTTGAGAATATAAAGTTCAAGGAACGCAGCTACGATCTATATCTAACGCCTCTTTGGGTAGATAGAGCTATAGAGGTTTTAAGAGGCCTTCTCACTTTAAAGGCAAAGAGCTTGGTCTTAGAAAGGGCGAGAGAGGTTTTAAAAGAGGAGCTTAGAATTACAACTCAGCGTGTCAATCTTTTTGAGAAGATCAAGATTCCTGAAGCAACAAAAAACATAAAGAAAATAAATATCTTTTTGGGCGATCTGTCTACATCTGAAGTTGTAAGAGGTAAGATTGCAAAATCTAAATTGAGAATCAGAGACGATAGAATAGAGGTTTAA